Proteins encoded together in one Phyllostomus discolor isolate MPI-MPIP mPhyDis1 chromosome 6, mPhyDis1.pri.v3, whole genome shotgun sequence window:
- the LOC114500502 gene encoding olfactory receptor 51A4 — protein sequence MSISNTSHVEVTTFFLVGMPGLEYAHIWISIPICSVYVVAFLGNCTILFVIKTEPSLHEPMYYFLSMLALSDLGLSLSSLPTMLRIFLFNAPGISANACFAQEFFIHGFTVLESSVLLIMSFDRFLAIHNPLRYSSILTTVRVAKIGIVLSFRSILLVLPFPFTLRRLKYCQKSQLSHSYCLHQDVMKLACSDNKINVIYGFFVALCGMVDFILIAISYFLILKTVLGIASQKEQLKALNTCVSHICAVLIFYLPIINLSIIHRFARHVSPLFKVLMANVLLLVPPLMNPIVYCVKTRQIRVRVVSKLCQK from the coding sequence ATGTCCATTAGCAACACATCCCATGTTGAAGTCACCACCTTCTTTTTGGTCGGCATGCCAGGGCTGGAATATGCACACATCTGGATCTCCATCCCCATCTGCAGTGTGTatgttgttgcttttctgggaAACTGTACCATCCTTTTTGTCATCAAGACAGAGCCCTCCTTGCATGAACCCATGTACTATTTCCTGTCCATGTTGGCCCTGTCTGATTTGGGTTTGTCCTTATCATCTCTGCCCACCATGTTGAGGATCTTCTTGTTCAATGCTCCTGGAATTTCTGCCAATGCCTGCTTTGCCCAGGAATTCTTCATCCATGGATTCACAGTACTGGAGTCCTCAGTGCTCCTGATCATGTCATTTGACCGCTTTCTAGCCATCCACAACCCCCTGAGATATAGCTCCATTCTTACTACTGTCAGAGTTGCCAAAATAGGAATAGTGTTGTCCTTTAGGAGCATCCTCCTggttctccccttcccctttacTTTGAGAAGGTTGAAATATTGCCAGAAAAGCCAGTTATCCCATTCTTACTGTCTCCACCAAGATGTTATGAAGTTGGCCTGTTCTGACAACAAAATTAATGTCATCTATGGCTTTTTTGTAGCACTTTGTGGTATGGTAGACTTCATACTCATTGCTATTTCTTACTTCCTGATCCTCAAGACTGTGCTGGGAATTGCATCCCAGAAGGAGCAGCTCAAGGCCCTCAATACTTGTGTTTCACACATCTGTGCAGTTCTCATCTTCTATCTGCCCATCATCAATCTTTCTATTATCCATCGCTTTGCCCGGCATGTCTCTCCTCTCTTCAAAGTTCTCATGGCAAATGTTCTCTTACTTGTGCCTCCACTGATGAACCCAATTGTGTACTGTGTGAAAACTAGACAGATTAGAGTCAGAGTTGTATCTAAGTTATGTCAGAAGTAG